Proteins co-encoded in one Candidatus Angelobacter sp. genomic window:
- a CDS encoding gfo/Idh/MocA family oxidoreductase: AIITGTQGRMRIHSPWWRPVAMTVSRESKSDESFEFPVEGNGYEYEAQEVMDCLRSGKLESPLMPLNESLSIMETLDTLRGQWGLKYPME; this comes from the coding sequence AGCCATCATCACCGGCACGCAGGGCCGCATGCGAATTCATAGTCCCTGGTGGCGGCCCGTCGCGATGACGGTGTCGCGCGAAAGCAAATCCGACGAGAGCTTCGAGTTTCCGGTGGAAGGCAACGGTTACGAATACGAAGCTCAGGAAGTGATGGACTGTCTCCGCTCCGGCAAACTGGAAAGCCCGCTCATGCCGCTCAATGAATCCCTTTCGATCATGGAAACGCTCGACACACTACGCGGCCAGTGGGGATTGAAGTACCCCATGGAGTAG